A section of the Halopiger aswanensis genome encodes:
- a CDS encoding DUF418 domain-containing protein yields the protein MSDTAGTGPTAPSERIVALDALRGFALLGILIINIRVFAMPEATLGNPTVYGDFTGGNYWAWVVGHVFAQQKFITIFTFLFGGGVVLFTQKAEQRGRSVFGLYARRNGWLVVFGLAHAYLLWYGDILVAYGVCAFGVVLLRDLEPRTLAGLGFVLVAVPSLIEGLAGLVMDPAAIASTWHPSEAAIQAELEAYRGGWLEQLSHRVPSSLSRQTTGLLGYTGWRVSGSMLLGMALFKRGVLTNDRSTRFYRRLVAVGASSGLAVILVGVWYIEANDWAAGVALLWRQFNYWGSFALAGAYIGLVMLYCRRRPNGPATRALAAVGRTAFSNYILQTVLATSIFYGHGLGLFGSLTRLELLGVVVAIWAVQVPLSVLWLRYFRYGPLEWLWRVLTYGQWQPLRADRTADDRNRDRRRSVESADERE from the coding sequence ATGAGCGACACTGCCGGCACCGGGCCGACCGCGCCGTCGGAGCGGATCGTCGCGCTCGACGCGCTGCGGGGTTTCGCGCTTCTGGGCATCCTGATCATCAACATTCGGGTGTTCGCGATGCCCGAAGCGACGCTCGGCAATCCGACGGTCTACGGCGATTTCACCGGCGGCAACTACTGGGCCTGGGTCGTCGGCCACGTCTTCGCCCAGCAGAAGTTCATCACGATCTTTACCTTCCTGTTCGGCGGCGGCGTCGTGCTGTTCACGCAAAAGGCCGAACAGCGCGGGCGATCCGTCTTCGGACTGTACGCCCGCCGCAACGGCTGGCTCGTCGTCTTCGGACTCGCCCACGCCTACCTGCTGTGGTACGGCGACATCCTCGTCGCCTACGGCGTCTGCGCGTTCGGCGTCGTCCTCCTGCGCGACCTCGAGCCCCGCACGCTGGCCGGTCTCGGGTTCGTGCTGGTGGCCGTCCCTTCGCTCATCGAGGGGCTGGCCGGGCTCGTCATGGATCCCGCCGCTATCGCGAGCACGTGGCACCCGTCCGAGGCAGCGATTCAGGCGGAACTCGAGGCGTACCGCGGCGGCTGGCTCGAGCAGCTGAGCCACCGCGTTCCGTCGTCCCTGAGCCGGCAGACGACCGGCTTGCTCGGCTACACCGGCTGGCGGGTGTCTGGATCGATGCTGCTCGGAATGGCGCTGTTCAAGCGGGGCGTGCTAACGAACGATCGGTCGACCCGATTCTACCGCCGGCTGGTCGCCGTCGGCGCGAGTAGCGGGCTCGCCGTGATCCTCGTCGGCGTCTGGTACATCGAGGCCAACGACTGGGCGGCCGGCGTCGCGCTGCTCTGGCGGCAGTTCAACTACTGGGGTAGTTTCGCGCTCGCCGGCGCGTACATCGGCCTGGTCATGCTGTACTGTCGGCGGCGGCCGAACGGCCCCGCGACGCGGGCGCTGGCCGCCGTCGGCCGGACCGCCTTCAGCAACTACATCCTCCAGACCGTCCTCGCGACGTCGATCTTCTACGGCCACGGGCTCGGTCTGTTCGGCTCCCTGACGCGCCTCGAGTTGCTCGGCGTCGTCGTCGCTATCTGGGCGGTGCAGGTGCCGCTGTCGGTGCTCTGGCTGCGGTACTTCCGGTACGGGCCGCTCGAGTGGCTCTGGCGGGTGCTCACCTACGGGCAATGGCAGCCGCTGCGAGCGGATCGAACCGCGGACGACCGCAACCGCGACCGTCGCCGGTCGGTCGAGTCCGCCGACGAACGCGAATAA
- a CDS encoding cupin domain-containing protein, whose translation MPATDFDAEREYNEDKFSARTVFETDRMKVVCGYFEPGQFIPVHAPGSDVAVHVRSGTGVVRDGDAEHAVEPGDVVTVPADVDRGVRASEDERLEALLVTSPPPTDAEHDPVREGLKRGVFDP comes from the coding sequence ATGCCAGCAACTGACTTCGACGCCGAACGGGAGTACAACGAGGACAAATTCTCCGCACGGACCGTCTTCGAGACCGATCGCATGAAGGTCGTCTGCGGCTACTTCGAACCCGGACAGTTCATCCCGGTCCACGCGCCGGGCAGCGACGTCGCCGTCCACGTCCGCTCCGGAACCGGCGTCGTCCGCGACGGCGACGCCGAGCACGCGGTCGAACCCGGCGACGTCGTCACCGTCCCCGCCGACGTCGACCGCGGCGTCCGGGCGAGCGAGGACGAGCGCCTCGAGGCGCTGCTCGTGACCAGTCCGCCGCCGACCGACGCCGAGCACGACCCCGTCCGCGAGGGGCTGAAACGGGGCGTGTTCGACCCCTGA
- a CDS encoding aldo/keto reductase, protein MNHRRLGSTGYDVSEVGLGTWNIGGDWGDVDDETGREVVRAALDAGIDFIDTADVYGDGRSERHIGHVLDEREAHDDVTVATKAGRRLDPHEADRYNYENLSEFVDRSREYIGEDTLDLVQLHCPPTEAYYQPDTFEALERLKDEGKIARAGVSVEKVEEALKAIEYDVVETVQIIFNPFRQRPKDLFFEQAKKEDIGVIVRVPYASGLLTGALERDQEFPEDDHRNFNRQGEAFDVGETFAGVPYETGHDAVEALEPHVPEDLTMAEFTLRWILDHEAVSTVIPGTTSPDHVESNAAVSDLDSLSHQTDGAARDVYEEYVAEHVHHRW, encoded by the coding sequence ATGAACCATCGACGACTCGGTTCGACCGGCTACGACGTCTCGGAAGTTGGACTCGGCACCTGGAACATCGGCGGCGACTGGGGCGACGTCGACGACGAAACCGGCCGCGAGGTCGTCCGCGCTGCACTCGATGCGGGCATCGACTTCATCGACACCGCGGACGTCTACGGCGACGGCCGCAGCGAGCGCCACATCGGCCACGTGCTCGACGAGCGCGAGGCCCACGACGACGTCACCGTCGCGACGAAGGCCGGCCGCCGGCTCGACCCCCACGAGGCCGACCGCTACAACTACGAGAACCTCTCCGAGTTCGTCGACCGGAGCCGCGAGTACATCGGCGAGGACACCCTCGATCTCGTGCAACTGCACTGTCCGCCGACCGAGGCCTACTACCAGCCCGACACCTTCGAGGCCCTCGAGCGCCTCAAAGACGAGGGCAAGATCGCCCGCGCCGGCGTTAGCGTCGAGAAGGTCGAGGAGGCCCTGAAGGCCATCGAGTACGACGTCGTCGAGACGGTCCAGATCATCTTCAATCCGTTCCGCCAGCGCCCGAAGGACCTGTTCTTCGAGCAGGCGAAGAAGGAAGATATCGGCGTCATCGTCCGCGTTCCCTACGCCTCCGGCCTGCTGACGGGCGCGCTCGAGCGCGATCAGGAGTTCCCCGAGGACGACCACCGCAACTTCAACCGCCAGGGCGAGGCCTTCGACGTCGGCGAAACGTTCGCCGGCGTCCCCTACGAGACCGGTCACGACGCCGTCGAGGCGCTCGAGCCCCACGTGCCCGAGGACCTGACGATGGCCGAGTTCACGCTGCGCTGGATCCTCGACCACGAGGCGGTCTCGACGGTTATCCCGGGCACGACCTCGCCGGACCACGTCGAGTCGAACGCCGCGGTCTCGGACCTCGATTCGCTCTCGCACCAGACCGACGGCGCGGCGCGGGACGTCTACGAGGAGTACGTCGCGGAGCACGTCCACCACCGCTGGTAA
- a CDS encoding outer membrane protein assembly factor BamB family protein — translation MPSTRRSFLVACAAGLGSFAGCLSSADPNVDGTWTRRTVDDERTGYAPTDGPTTDLHAVWTRDRPGRSAAKPSPVVDDGVVYFAYSQEAMGDGQGGAWVEAFDAGTGDSLWTTELFRTDEFHYFYHSDSTVVDGDNDRLFVQTKPGLTMLTTDGTVEWTFDNLYRGQQTPDVVPPVVTDDTVVTGTYNSDVDEGQREIVYGIDPATGDERWRTAFPDRDDMWQLSGTDDAVYVPFNGSGLAALETTSGDERWWWDGPINGTVTVLEETLLVPLYHQDRDEPALAALDRNDRSIRWEVPFRSRWADAEATVVGDRVFLMADFGLEARDLETGEQIWRFGGEHDGEEVVGPQFDLRSTPVVAGDAVYAPGHIQRDTMYGHLFVVDAATGDELGRVELGRNENADTATPAITSDLVFLGTSHGNLHAVGECGFDVAGYCLRN, via the coding sequence ATGCCCTCCACTCGCCGATCGTTTCTCGTGGCGTGTGCCGCGGGACTCGGTTCGTTCGCAGGTTGTCTATCGTCTGCGGATCCGAATGTCGACGGCACCTGGACGCGTCGAACGGTAGACGACGAGCGGACCGGATACGCGCCGACCGATGGCCCGACGACGGATCTGCACGCGGTCTGGACTCGAGATCGACCCGGCCGGTCCGCAGCGAAACCGTCACCGGTCGTCGACGACGGCGTCGTCTACTTCGCCTACTCGCAGGAGGCGATGGGCGACGGGCAGGGCGGCGCGTGGGTCGAAGCGTTCGACGCGGGGACCGGCGACTCCCTGTGGACGACCGAACTCTTTCGGACCGACGAGTTCCACTACTTCTACCACTCGGATTCGACGGTCGTTGACGGCGACAACGACCGGTTGTTCGTGCAGACGAAACCGGGACTGACGATGCTGACGACCGATGGAACGGTAGAATGGACGTTCGATAACCTCTACCGCGGACAGCAAACCCCGGACGTCGTTCCCCCGGTCGTCACCGACGACACGGTCGTAACGGGAACCTACAATTCCGACGTCGACGAGGGCCAACGCGAGATCGTCTACGGTATCGATCCCGCGACGGGCGACGAACGCTGGCGGACAGCGTTCCCCGATCGCGACGATATGTGGCAGTTGTCCGGAACCGACGACGCCGTCTACGTTCCGTTCAACGGGTCCGGGCTCGCCGCGCTCGAGACGACAAGCGGCGACGAACGGTGGTGGTGGGACGGCCCGATCAACGGAACGGTGACCGTCCTCGAGGAGACGCTCCTCGTCCCGCTCTACCACCAAGACCGGGATGAGCCCGCCCTCGCCGCGCTGGATCGGAACGATCGGTCGATTCGCTGGGAAGTCCCGTTCAGATCCCGGTGGGCCGACGCGGAAGCGACCGTCGTTGGCGATCGCGTCTTTCTGATGGCGGATTTCGGCCTCGAGGCGCGCGACCTCGAGACCGGCGAGCAGATCTGGCGGTTCGGCGGCGAACACGACGGAGAGGAGGTAGTCGGACCGCAGTTCGATCTCAGATCCACCCCCGTTGTCGCCGGTGACGCGGTCTACGCACCCGGACATATCCAGCGCGATACGATGTACGGCCATCTGTTCGTCGTCGACGCCGCCACGGGAGACGAACTCGGACGGGTAGAACTCGGGCGAAACGAGAACGCTGATACGGCAACGCCAGCGATCACGTCCGATCTCGTGTTCTTGGGCACAAGCCACGGAAACCTCCATGCCGTCGGCGAGTGTGGGTTCGACGTGGCCGGATACTGTCTGCGGAACTGA
- the folP gene encoding dihydropteroate synthase produces MEYHEAADALFGLRRFRPKPGTESTARLLAHLGNPHEDVDFVQVAGSNGKGSTARMLERTLREAGLSVGLYTSPHLEELRERVRVDGRKIPRSAVCEFVDSAHDYITDRAADGESPTFFETMTALAIWQFDREDVDVAVLEVGIGGKYDATSVVDPIASAVTSVTLEHTGILGDTEEEIARDKAHVAPDDAPLVTGVSGEPLEAVRDVAGDVVTVGFADDEPEPDVRVEYGGRTNHTEAAVSIDAGDWDLETRVPLPGEHQAENAGIAATLARQVADVSTDDIARGLRSAHWPGRFEVIDTEPLVVLDGAHNPGACETLASTLETYEYDDLRVVFGAMHDKDHREMAAALPTPDAVVTAEPALDRAEEPAVLADVFADAGVADVRTGGAVQAALEAALTEADADDCVLVTGSLFAVAEARRRWTRTEIAKQIRDRSDARAALAGANVPEASVRQLSGQGVHRVVRTRLQRRQATLVKEELLRVGGDCALSGLQRDDEPVDAVLMGTLAQFERLVDRLESDADAQSLGLAELAAELRGTLEIDAADGGGSTADSAASRWPWFDRTAVMGILNVTPDSFHDGGEYDAVDDAVARAEAMVEAGADVLDLGGESTRPGADPVSTEEEIDRVVPVLERIRDLEVPISIDTRKAAVADAALEAGADIINDVSGLEDPEMRFVAAEHDAGLIVMHSINAPVVPGQEVTYDDVVEDVVDQLSERVLLAEKAGVDRENIVVDPGIGFGKSARESFEILDRLEEFRALGCPVLFGHSHKSMFTHVGSEAGDCLDATVAASALAADRGADLVRVHDVPENVAAVRTALATRDPERFEW; encoded by the coding sequence ATGGAGTATCACGAGGCGGCGGACGCGCTTTTCGGTCTGCGACGGTTCCGCCCGAAACCGGGGACGGAGTCGACCGCCCGACTCCTCGCGCACCTCGGGAACCCACACGAGGACGTCGATTTCGTGCAGGTCGCCGGCTCCAACGGGAAGGGGAGCACGGCGCGGATGCTCGAGCGGACGCTCCGCGAAGCCGGACTTTCGGTGGGACTGTACACCTCGCCGCACCTCGAGGAACTGCGCGAACGGGTGCGGGTCGACGGGCGCAAGATCCCCCGCTCGGCCGTCTGCGAGTTCGTCGACTCGGCGCATGACTACATCACCGACCGGGCCGCCGACGGGGAGTCGCCCACGTTCTTCGAGACGATGACCGCGCTGGCGATCTGGCAGTTCGACCGCGAGGACGTCGACGTGGCCGTCCTCGAGGTCGGCATCGGCGGGAAGTACGACGCAACGAGCGTCGTCGATCCGATCGCGAGCGCGGTCACCAGTGTCACCTTAGAGCACACGGGCATCCTCGGCGACACCGAGGAGGAGATCGCCCGCGATAAGGCTCACGTCGCGCCCGACGACGCGCCGCTCGTGACCGGCGTCTCGGGCGAGCCGCTCGAGGCGGTTCGGGACGTCGCCGGAGACGTCGTCACCGTCGGATTCGCGGACGACGAGCCCGAACCCGACGTCCGCGTCGAGTACGGCGGCCGGACGAACCACACCGAAGCGGCCGTCTCGATCGACGCCGGCGACTGGGACCTCGAGACGCGCGTGCCGCTGCCGGGCGAGCACCAGGCCGAAAACGCCGGCATCGCCGCGACGCTCGCGCGGCAGGTCGCCGACGTCTCGACCGACGATATCGCTCGCGGCCTGCGCAGCGCCCACTGGCCGGGCCGGTTCGAAGTGATCGACACCGAGCCGCTGGTCGTCCTCGACGGCGCGCACAACCCCGGGGCCTGCGAGACGCTCGCGTCGACGCTCGAGACCTACGAGTACGACGACCTCCGCGTCGTCTTCGGGGCGATGCACGACAAGGACCACCGGGAGATGGCAGCGGCGCTGCCGACCCCCGACGCCGTCGTCACGGCGGAACCGGCCCTCGACCGCGCCGAGGAGCCGGCCGTCCTCGCCGACGTGTTCGCGGACGCCGGCGTCGCGGATGTCCGGACTGGGGGTGCCGTACAGGCCGCCCTCGAGGCCGCACTTACCGAGGCCGACGCTGACGACTGCGTGCTCGTCACCGGCTCGCTGTTCGCGGTGGCCGAAGCGCGCCGGCGGTGGACCCGCACCGAGATCGCGAAGCAGATTCGCGACCGCTCGGACGCCCGCGCGGCGCTCGCGGGTGCGAACGTCCCCGAGGCCAGCGTCCGACAACTGAGCGGACAGGGCGTCCACCGCGTCGTCCGCACCCGACTGCAGCGCCGGCAGGCGACGCTGGTGAAGGAGGAACTGCTGCGCGTCGGCGGCGACTGCGCGCTCTCGGGACTGCAGCGAGACGACGAACCCGTCGACGCCGTCCTGATGGGGACGCTCGCGCAGTTCGAGCGCCTCGTCGATCGTCTCGAGTCCGACGCCGACGCGCAGTCGCTGGGGCTCGCCGAACTCGCCGCGGAACTGCGGGGAACGCTCGAGATCGACGCCGCGGACGGCGGCGGTTCGACGGCCGACTCGGCGGCGTCTCGGTGGCCGTGGTTCGACCGCACCGCCGTCATGGGGATCCTGAACGTCACGCCCGACAGCTTCCACGACGGCGGCGAGTACGACGCCGTCGACGACGCGGTCGCCCGCGCGGAGGCGATGGTCGAGGCCGGCGCCGACGTGCTCGACCTCGGCGGCGAGTCGACCCGCCCCGGCGCCGACCCCGTCTCGACCGAGGAGGAGATCGACCGCGTCGTCCCCGTCCTCGAGCGCATCCGCGACCTCGAGGTCCCGATCTCGATCGACACGCGCAAGGCCGCCGTCGCCGACGCGGCCCTCGAGGCCGGCGCCGATATCATCAACGACGTCTCGGGGCTCGAGGATCCCGAGATGCGCTTCGTCGCGGCCGAGCACGACGCGGGCCTGATCGTGATGCACAGCATCAACGCGCCGGTCGTCCCGGGACAGGAGGTGACCTACGACGACGTCGTCGAAGACGTCGTCGACCAGCTCTCCGAACGCGTCCTGCTCGCGGAGAAGGCGGGCGTCGACCGCGAGAACATCGTCGTCGATCCCGGGATCGGCTTCGGCAAGTCGGCCCGCGAGAGCTTCGAGATCCTCGACCGCCTCGAGGAGTTCCGCGCGCTCGGCTGTCCGGTCCTCTTCGGTCACTCCCACAAGTCGATGTTCACCCACGTCGGCAGCGAAGCCGGCGACTGTCTCGACGCGACGGTCGCGGCGAGCGCGCTCGCGGCCGACCGCGGGGCCGACCTCGTCCGCGTCCACGACGTCCCCGAGAACGTCGCCGCGGTCCGGACGGCGCTGGCGACGCGGGACCCGGAGCGCTTCGAGTGGTAG
- a CDS encoding aldo/keto reductase, whose product MEYTTLGNTGTTVSKLCFGTWRFAMESDGVVETDREEAHDLLDTAWENGINFIDTANVYGDPNGTSEEWIGEWLEDHDREDFVIASKVYFPFDGWGEPGPNDSGLGRKHIRAQIEGTLDRLGTDYLDVYYIHRWDEDTPIRETLSELTQLVREGKVRYLGASSMAAWQLTKALWTSDVEGLERFDVTQPMVNAVQYDEVADYLDVCADQDLAVCPYSPLAGGFLTGKYDRTADGGIEAPDGSRGSLDEMFDEWYVQENAWDVLEAVEGVADELDATPAQVSLRWLMEQDRFTCVPIVGARTPDQLEENVGAVELDLSDEQFERIEAARATNE is encoded by the coding sequence ATGGAGTACACGACACTCGGTAACACGGGCACGACGGTATCGAAGCTCTGTTTCGGCACCTGGCGCTTCGCCATGGAGAGCGACGGCGTGGTCGAAACCGACCGCGAGGAGGCCCACGACCTGCTGGACACGGCGTGGGAGAACGGGATCAACTTCATCGACACCGCCAACGTCTACGGCGATCCCAACGGCACCAGCGAGGAGTGGATCGGCGAGTGGCTCGAGGACCACGACCGCGAGGACTTCGTCATCGCCTCGAAGGTCTACTTCCCCTTCGACGGCTGGGGCGAACCCGGGCCGAACGACTCCGGGCTGGGACGCAAGCACATCCGCGCCCAGATCGAAGGGACGCTGGACCGGCTGGGGACGGACTACCTCGACGTCTACTACATCCACCGCTGGGACGAGGACACGCCGATCCGGGAGACTCTCTCCGAGCTGACCCAGCTCGTCCGCGAGGGGAAAGTGCGATACCTCGGCGCCTCCTCGATGGCCGCCTGGCAGCTCACCAAGGCGCTCTGGACGAGCGACGTCGAGGGGCTCGAGCGGTTCGACGTCACCCAGCCGATGGTCAACGCGGTCCAGTACGACGAGGTAGCCGACTACCTCGACGTCTGTGCGGACCAGGATCTGGCCGTCTGTCCGTATTCGCCGCTCGCGGGCGGGTTCCTCACCGGCAAGTACGACCGCACCGCGGACGGCGGCATCGAAGCCCCCGACGGCTCGCGCGGCAGTCTGGACGAGATGTTCGACGAGTGGTACGTCCAGGAGAACGCCTGGGACGTCCTCGAGGCCGTCGAGGGCGTCGCCGACGAACTCGACGCGACGCCGGCGCAGGTGTCGCTGCGCTGGCTGATGGAACAGGATCGATTCACGTGCGTCCCGATCGTCGGCGCGCGGACGCCCGACCAACTCGAGGAGAACGTCGGCGCGGTCGAACTCGACCTCTCCGACGAGCAGTTCGAGCGCATCGAGGCGGCTCGAGCGACGAACGAGTAG
- a CDS encoding NADH dehydrogenase subunit has translation MQPTRAAEWPDIRAQGSDLIRAAGVAGAGGAGFPSYAKWTALEDVDALLVNHQESEPNYRIDKWLGKTKAETFAALFDALLEQAVDLIVVSAKWKDRDEYVRALEAETDGTVLPPEELPLDRDAESGVVFAYTENTYQYGMESVLLKTVDGTVIGNDLPTDHGWLVQNTETLYNISRALSDGDPVTRKYVHVSGDVPRDRFLAVPIGTPASELLRAADCPPELLPADAVIADGGPGWCFPVDAPLDEYGVRKHTNCLLVLDEETVAENTYGEDRIDVLEAYEWTDREIESEPTAALEPSRVRIPLATNPEPDVVDPAEPIVAVGDRVGVGDPIAKPSSDGISNPQHASIAGEVTAVSASAVEIESR, from the coding sequence ATGCAGCCGACTCGAGCCGCGGAGTGGCCGGATATTCGAGCGCAGGGGAGTGACCTGATCCGGGCGGCCGGCGTCGCTGGCGCGGGCGGCGCCGGCTTTCCGTCCTACGCGAAGTGGACGGCCCTCGAGGACGTCGACGCGCTCCTCGTGAACCACCAGGAAAGCGAACCGAACTACCGCATCGACAAGTGGCTCGGCAAAACGAAGGCGGAGACGTTCGCCGCGCTGTTCGACGCGCTGCTCGAGCAGGCGGTCGACCTGATCGTCGTCAGCGCGAAGTGGAAGGACCGCGACGAGTACGTGCGGGCCCTCGAGGCCGAAACCGACGGGACGGTGCTCCCGCCGGAAGAACTGCCCCTCGACCGGGACGCGGAATCCGGCGTCGTGTTCGCCTACACGGAAAACACGTACCAGTACGGGATGGAGAGCGTCCTCCTCAAGACCGTCGACGGGACCGTCATCGGAAACGACCTCCCCACCGATCACGGCTGGCTCGTCCAGAACACCGAAACGCTGTACAACATCTCTCGCGCGCTCTCGGACGGCGACCCCGTGACCCGCAAGTACGTCCACGTCAGCGGCGACGTGCCGCGCGACCGGTTCCTCGCGGTGCCGATCGGGACGCCCGCGAGCGAACTGTTGCGAGCGGCCGACTGCCCGCCCGAACTGCTGCCGGCCGACGCCGTGATCGCCGACGGCGGGCCGGGCTGGTGCTTCCCCGTCGACGCGCCGCTCGACGAGTACGGCGTCCGCAAGCACACGAACTGCCTGCTCGTCCTCGACGAGGAAACCGTCGCGGAAAATACGTACGGCGAGGACCGGATCGACGTCCTCGAGGCCTACGAGTGGACCGACCGGGAGATAGAGTCCGAGCCGACCGCGGCGCTCGAGCCGTCCCGCGTTCGGATTCCGCTCGCGACGAACCCGGAACCCGACGTCGTCGACCCCGCCGAGCCGATCGTCGCGGTCGGCGACCGCGTCGGCGTCGGCGATCCGATCGCGAAGCCGAGTTCCGACGGGATCAGTAACCCCCAACACGCCTCTATCGCCGGCGAGGTGACGGCGGTGTCCGCGTCGGCGGTCGAGATCGAGTCCCGGTGA
- a CDS encoding helix-turn-helix domain-containing protein, translating to MRYLEVTLRRPPVEQHPMHQFIVEREGYTASRLLYGHQYGDEYAMLFYVDGPRDPYEGALEDAPTVLDYELAPCRDDAFYLYVRESLTGADRTFVDAVEQPGLIIIPPVTFRDDGTIRLTAVGPDEAIQTAVDDVADTARVDVRSVGSYCAGRIDTRADLTRRQFEAVSAAVDCGYYRATRDGSLEDVADRLDCSSGTAGELLRRAERTVMEGLVRGGPF from the coding sequence ATGCGTTACCTCGAGGTGACCCTGCGGCGGCCGCCGGTCGAGCAGCATCCGATGCACCAGTTCATCGTCGAACGCGAGGGGTACACCGCATCGAGGCTGCTCTACGGCCACCAGTACGGCGACGAGTACGCGATGCTGTTCTACGTCGACGGGCCGCGAGACCCCTACGAGGGCGCCCTCGAGGACGCGCCCACGGTGCTCGACTACGAACTCGCCCCGTGTCGCGACGACGCCTTCTACCTGTACGTGCGGGAGTCGCTGACGGGCGCCGACCGAACGTTCGTGGACGCGGTCGAACAACCGGGGCTGATCATCATTCCGCCGGTGACGTTCCGCGACGACGGGACGATCCGACTGACGGCGGTCGGTCCCGACGAGGCGATCCAGACGGCGGTCGACGACGTGGCCGATACGGCGCGCGTCGACGTCCGCTCGGTCGGATCGTACTGCGCCGGGCGAATCGACACGCGGGCGGATCTGACCCGGCGTCAGTTCGAAGCCGTCTCCGCGGCCGTCGACTGCGGCTACTACCGCGCGACCCGAGACGGGTCCCTCGAGGACGTCGCCGATCGGCTGGACTGCTCGAGCGGGACGGCGGGAGAGTTGCTCCGGCGGGCCGAACGAACCGTCATGGAAGGGCTCGTCCGCGGCGGGCCGTTCTGA
- a CDS encoding ABC transporter ATP-binding protein, with protein sequence MRPADAPAIETDGLTKRYGETTAVSDLTMSVDQGAVYGFLGPNGAGKTTTMRMLTTLTKPTSGSARVAGHSIAEREAVAPHIGYLPEDPPVYDELTGREQLEYAAGLRDIPEDEADERIQSLLERFDLRADANKRIEDYSKGMRQKVGVIQAVLHEPAVAFLDEPTSGLDPRAARTMRDTIADLADREMTIFLSTHILPVVDELADEIGVLHNGELVAEGDPETLKSRAETGDARSLEDAFLEVTREEPQHEGATAEPPLE encoded by the coding sequence ATGCGCCCCGCCGACGCCCCCGCCATCGAGACCGACGGCCTGACGAAACGCTACGGCGAGACGACCGCCGTCTCGGACCTGACGATGTCCGTCGATCAGGGGGCCGTCTACGGTTTCCTCGGACCCAACGGGGCCGGCAAGACGACCACGATGCGGATGCTGACGACGCTGACGAAGCCGACGTCGGGGTCCGCCCGGGTCGCCGGCCACTCGATCGCCGAGCGCGAAGCCGTCGCCCCCCACATCGGCTACCTCCCCGAGGATCCGCCCGTCTACGACGAACTCACCGGCCGCGAACAACTCGAGTACGCCGCCGGCCTCCGCGATATCCCCGAGGACGAGGCCGACGAGCGAATCCAATCCCTGCTCGAGCGGTTCGACCTGCGGGCCGACGCCAACAAGCGCATCGAGGACTACTCGAAGGGAATGCGCCAGAAGGTCGGGGTCATTCAGGCGGTCCTCCACGAGCCGGCCGTCGCCTTCCTCGACGAGCCGACCAGCGGGCTCGATCCCCGGGCCGCGCGGACGATGCGGGACACCATCGCCGATCTGGCCGATCGGGAGATGACGATCTTCCTCTCGACGCACATCCTCCCGGTCGTCGACGAACTGGCCGACGAGATCGGCGTCCTCCACAACGGCGAACTCGTCGCCGAGGGCGACCCCGAGACGCTCAAGTCCCGCGCCGAGACCGGCGACGCGCGGAGCCTCGAGGACGCCTTCCTCGAGGTGACTCGCGAAGAGCCTCAGCACGAGGGGGCGACGGCGGAACCGCCGCTGGAGTAA